The Sporosarcina luteola genome contains a region encoding:
- a CDS encoding metal ABC transporter permease, which translates to MISALFTYEFLQNAFLSGLIIGVIAPLLGLFIVVRRLALIADALSHVALAGIAGSLFLSQSVLMFSALNPVYLGMASAVGGSLLIEKLRGAYKHFEELAIPIILSTGIGFGAIFISLAKGFGSDLVGYLFGSVSAVSRQDLWVIIIIAVVVLAFIRFFYKELFALSFDKEYAKVSGINGKFIQIVFMVIVALVIGASMRIVGILLVSSLMTIPVAAAIQLAKSFKGAMLYSIVIGELSVIIGLFAAFHLDIAPGGTIVITSIVILLLVLGWTKMKGKQPSKKAKGEFA; encoded by the coding sequence ATGATTAGTGCTTTATTCACTTATGAATTTCTTCAAAATGCATTTTTATCCGGACTGATCATCGGAGTTATAGCGCCGTTGCTTGGTCTGTTCATCGTTGTGAGGAGGCTTGCACTCATCGCAGATGCATTAAGCCACGTGGCGTTGGCTGGAATCGCGGGGAGCCTCTTTTTGAGTCAGTCGGTGCTCATGTTTTCCGCGTTGAATCCGGTGTATTTAGGGATGGCTAGTGCCGTAGGAGGATCATTATTAATTGAAAAGCTGAGAGGTGCGTATAAGCATTTTGAGGAGCTGGCGATTCCGATCATTCTTTCGACGGGTATCGGCTTCGGAGCGATTTTCATTTCCTTGGCAAAAGGGTTCGGCTCTGACCTTGTTGGCTATTTATTCGGTTCAGTTTCAGCCGTGAGCCGGCAGGATTTATGGGTCATCATAATTATTGCGGTTGTCGTCCTGGCATTTATCCGGTTTTTCTACAAAGAATTGTTCGCCTTGTCATTCGATAAGGAATATGCAAAAGTGTCCGGTATCAATGGAAAGTTCATTCAAATCGTTTTCATGGTCATTGTAGCACTAGTGATTGGTGCCTCTATGCGGATCGTCGGAATTTTGCTGGTATCTTCATTAATGACGATACCAGTTGCTGCGGCGATACAGCTCGCCAAAAGCTTTAAGGGGGCAATGCTGTATTCTATCGTCATCGGTGAGCTGTCTGTCATAATCGGACTTTTTGCTGCGTTTCATCTTGATATTGCTCCGGGGGGAACAATTGTTATCACATCCATCGTCATTTTACTGCTCGTTCTTGGCTGGACTAAAATGAAAGGGAAGCAGCCTTCAAAGAAAGCGAAGGGGGAATTTGCATGA
- a CDS encoding Fur family transcriptional regulator → MTLDEAWRILQERQFKRTKNRETILEFFSDNDRYMTAMEVRNFMAVENPGISFDTIYRNLSTFSELGILEETELNGERHFRMQCDHGVHHHHFICTACGKTQNIAHCPMESISVNLQGFEVEGHKFEIYGKCPVCVE, encoded by the coding sequence ATGACACTTGATGAAGCATGGCGCATTTTACAGGAGCGTCAATTCAAGAGGACGAAGAACCGTGAGACGATTTTGGAGTTCTTTTCCGATAATGATCGGTATATGACTGCGATGGAAGTTCGTAATTTCATGGCGGTTGAAAATCCGGGGATTAGTTTCGATACGATTTACCGCAATTTGTCGACTTTTTCAGAGCTTGGTATTTTGGAAGAGACTGAGCTGAATGGTGAGAGGCATTTCAGGATGCAGTGCGATCATGGCGTCCACCATCATCATTTCATTTGCACGGCATGCGGAAAGACGCAGAACATCGCACACTGCCCAATGGAGTCGATCTCGGTCAATCTCCAAGGCTTTGAAGTCGAAGGCCATAAATTCGAGATCTACGGAAAATGTCCAGTTTGTGTGGAATAA
- a CDS encoding 5' nucleotidase, NT5C type, with protein sequence MRKIRFGIDIDGTVTCPTSLLPHINAQFGCNLILDDIKEYDLTKAFPVDVKEFYEWYRQAEVTIYDTSPAQEYAKKILSEWREHYELYYISARGINVAECTLGWFEREEIPYDHIELIGSHHKVETAKKFNVDAFFEDKHDNAVDIHEELNIPVLLFDTPYNREPIPEGVIRVKNWQEADQWIKKLFPIEEKVN encoded by the coding sequence ATGAGAAAAATCCGCTTCGGTATTGATATTGACGGGACCGTTACATGTCCTACTTCCCTTCTACCACATATCAATGCACAATTTGGATGCAACCTGATTTTAGATGATATTAAAGAGTACGATTTGACGAAAGCCTTCCCTGTTGACGTGAAGGAGTTTTATGAGTGGTACCGTCAAGCGGAAGTGACGATATACGACACTTCTCCTGCGCAGGAATATGCAAAGAAGATCCTATCCGAATGGCGGGAGCATTACGAGCTTTATTATATTTCTGCACGAGGAATAAACGTTGCGGAGTGTACGCTCGGTTGGTTCGAACGGGAAGAAATTCCTTATGATCATATCGAGCTGATCGGTAGCCATCATAAGGTCGAGACGGCGAAAAAGTTCAATGTCGACGCGTTCTTCGAGGATAAGCATGATAATGCAGTCGACATACATGAGGAATTGAACATCCCAGTCCTCCTTTTCGACACTCCGTATAACCGTGAACCGATTCCGGAAGGCGTTATACGAGTGAAGAACTGGCAAGAAGCCGACCAGTGGATCAAAAAGCTATTCCCAATTGAAGAAAAAGTGAATTGA
- the ispG gene encoding flavodoxin-dependent (E)-4-hydroxy-3-methylbut-2-enyl-diphosphate synthase — translation MSEIIHRSKTRPVRVGNLTIGGSDELFIQSMTTTKTHDIDATVEEILRLEEAGCQVVRVACPDERAAYSIGEIKKRINIPLVVDIHFDYKLALIAIEQGADKIRINPGNIGRQEKVEAVVKAAKAKGIPIRIGVNAGSLEKHILKKYGYPTADGMVESALHHIKILEDLDFHDIIVSLKASDVNLAVEAYTKAAAAFDYPLHLGITESGTLFAGSIKSAAGLGTLLSAGIGNTLRVSLSADPVQEIKVARELLKVFALSSNAATLISCPTCGRIEIDLISIANEVEEYISTIKAPLKVAVLGCAVNGPGEAREADIGIAGARGEGLLFMKGKTVRKVPEETMVEELKMEIDKLAEEYFEKKRQEELLLQSGAIE, via the coding sequence ATGAGTGAAATAATACACAGATCTAAAACTCGTCCTGTGCGAGTCGGCAATTTGACGATTGGCGGCAGCGACGAACTATTCATCCAAAGTATGACAACAACAAAAACACATGATATCGACGCAACCGTGGAAGAGATCTTGCGTCTAGAGGAAGCGGGCTGTCAAGTTGTCCGTGTGGCGTGTCCTGACGAAAGAGCAGCTTATTCCATCGGCGAGATAAAAAAACGGATTAATATCCCTCTCGTAGTCGATATCCATTTCGACTACAAGCTCGCATTGATTGCAATTGAGCAAGGTGCGGATAAAATCCGGATCAACCCGGGCAATATCGGCCGTCAGGAAAAAGTGGAAGCAGTCGTGAAAGCGGCCAAAGCAAAAGGCATCCCAATTAGAATCGGTGTAAACGCCGGTTCACTTGAAAAACATATACTGAAAAAGTACGGCTACCCGACTGCAGACGGCATGGTCGAAAGTGCTTTACATCATATTAAAATTCTAGAAGATCTTGATTTCCACGATATTATCGTTTCATTGAAAGCTTCAGACGTTAACTTGGCAGTAGAAGCGTATACGAAAGCGGCAGCCGCATTCGATTACCCGCTTCACCTAGGAATTACAGAGTCCGGGACATTGTTCGCGGGATCCATTAAGAGCGCTGCGGGACTTGGTACGTTGCTTTCAGCCGGAATTGGAAATACGCTCCGTGTTTCATTGAGTGCTGATCCTGTACAGGAAATAAAGGTGGCACGAGAACTATTGAAAGTTTTCGCTCTATCTTCTAACGCTGCAACTCTTATCTCTTGTCCCACTTGCGGCCGCATCGAGATTGACTTGATTTCAATTGCGAATGAAGTAGAGGAGTACATCTCCACTATTAAAGCGCCGCTGAAAGTCGCTGTATTAGGCTGTGCAGTGAACGGTCCAGGGGAAGCGCGTGAAGCGGATATCGGGATTGCAGGTGCACGCGGGGAAGGATTGCTCTTCATGAAGGGGAAAACTGTCCGGAAAGTGCCTGAGGAAACGATGGTCGAAGAATTGAAGATGGAAATCGATAAACTTGCTGAAGAGTATTTCGAAAAGAAGCGTCAAGAGGAATTGCTTCTTCAAAGTGGAGCGATTGAATGA